Proteins from a genomic interval of Capsicum annuum cultivar UCD-10X-F1 chromosome 4, UCD10Xv1.1, whole genome shotgun sequence:
- the LOC107866795 gene encoding BTB/POZ domain-containing protein At2g30600 isoform X2 gives MMEKKQKKFLTVAPFECAWPNDLRFREAGRGCIAFDAFAHNDVTVVFREQVGSQHYHYKRDNCPHYTVIIGSHRNKRLKIEVDGKTVVDAAGVGLCCSSAFQSYWISIYDGLISIGKGRYPFQNLCFQWLDSNPNCSVQYVGLSSWDKHVGYRNVNVLPVTTNHLSLWKHVDYVEHDLGEDDLEQELEDEIANHESWGLGKFLENWELSDMFFIVGKEERVVPAHKLILEACGDFGLSSSVEEVVHLPDTSYSVLHVLLQYIYTGHTQILESDLCSLKSLSLQYKVMSLVKQCEEILERIMSDKQLVESAQLVDISYPSWLQRSKTFPYGLPIDMERLERFFSTGEYSDLDIYVGVHDIVLRSHKVILGSWSTPFTKMFTNGMRESISSTVCLKDVPLEAFKIMLEFMYSGELNKEATEGINTLLLQLLLLADEFGVTLLHQECCKILLECLSEDSVCPILQVISSVTSCKLIEETCERIFSMHFDYCTTASVDFVMLDESSFSNILQHTDLTVTSEERVLNAILLWCLQARELHGWETVNRSLVNSTPEMLFGERLKSLNEFLHLVRFPLLPLDLLKKFEGSSLSQQITTFDHLVKEAIKFLEFGVTDFQGSQRFQHRKSSFKELLYICDGDSNGILYFAGTSYGKHQWVNPVLSKRATITASSPISRYTDPKVLVSRNFQGTSLAGPQMEGGRNTSWWMVDIGPDHQLMCNYYTIRQDGSRSFIRCWNFQGSMDGKSWTNLKAHENDQSICKPGQFASWPITGPNALLPFRFFRVLMTAPTTDDTNPWNCCICFLELYGYFR, from the exons ATGATGGAGAAGAAGCAGAAGAAGTTTCTTACTGTGGCGCCCTTTGAGTGTGCCTGGCCTAATGATCTGAGATTTAGAGAAGCAGGAAGGGGTTGTATAGCTTTTGATGCTTTCGCGCATAACGATGTAACAGTTGTTTTCCGGGAGCAGGTAGGAAGTCAGCACTATCACTACAAAAGGGATAACTGTCCACACTATACTGTGATCATTGGTAGTCATCGGAACAAGAGATTGAAAATCGAGGTTGATGGGAAAACTGTGGTGGACGCTGCTGGTGTTGGTCTTTGTTGTTCTTCAGCATTTCAAAGCTACTGGATTAGTATCTATGATGGATTGATTAGCATTGGCAAAGGAAGGTATCCTTTTCAGAATCTTTGCTTTCAATGGCTTGATTCGAATCCAAATTGCTCCGTTCAGTATGTTGGTCTTAGCAGTTGGGATAAACATGTTGGCTATAGGAATGTTAATGTATTGCCTGTCACAACAAATCATTTATCTTTGTGGAAACATGTGGATTATGTCGAGCATGATTTAGGAGAGGATGATTTAGAACAAGAGTTAGAAGATGAAATTGCTAATCATGAAAGTTGGGGTCTTGGGAAGTTTCTTGAGAATTGGGAGTTATCGGATATGTTTTTCATTGTTGGAAAGGAAGAAAGGGTTGTTCCAGCTCATAAGCTAATTTTAGAAGCTTGCGGAGATTTTGGTCTTAGTTCATCAGTTGAAGAAGTTGTTCACCTGCCAGACACAAGTTATTCTGTTCTTCATGTACTTCTTCAGTACATCTACACCGGACATACTCAG ATTTTGGAGTCTGATCTCTGCTCGTTGAAGTCTTTGAGCTTACAATACAAGGTGATGTCATTGGTGAAGCAATGTGAAGAAATCCTTGAGCGAATAATGTCTGATAAGCAGCTCGTTGAGTCTGCTCAGCTTGTCGACATATCTTATCCAAGCTGGCTCCAACGCAGCAAAACTTTTCCATATGGGTTGCCTATTGATATGGAAAGGCTTGAACGGTTCTTCTCAACTGGAGAATATAGTGATCTAGACATTTATGTTGGAGTGCATGATATTGTTTTGCGGTCACATAAAGTGATCCTTGGGTCATGGAGTACTCCTTTCACAAAG ATGTTTACAAATGGAATGAGGGAGAGCATTTCTTCAACGGTCTGCTTAAAAGATGTTCCTCTTGAAGCATTCAAGATTATGCTAGAGTTCATGTATAGTGGAGAACTTAATAAAGAAGCTACCGAGGGAATTAATACCTTGTTACTTCAGCTACTTTTACTAGCAGATGAGTTCGGGGTAACACTTCTTCACCAGGAGTGCTGCAAAATACTTCTGGAGTGCCTCTCAGAG GACTCAGTATGCCCAATTCTTCAAGTGATATCATCTGTTACTTCATGTAAACTCATCGAAGAAACCTGTGAGAGGATATTTTCTATGCACTTTGATTATTGTACAACTGCAAGCGTTGACTTTGTCATGTTAGATGAATCAAGCTTTAGCAATATCCTTCAG CATACAGATTTGACAGTGACATCTGAAGAGAGAGTTCTAAATGCCATCTTGCTGTGGTGCTTACAAGCAAGAGAACTGCATGGATGGGAAACAGTAAATAGATCGTTGGTAAATTCAACACCTGAGATGCTATTTGGGGAGAGGCTTAAGTCTCTAAATGAATTTCTGCATCTGGTGCGGTTCCCCTTACTGCCACTTGATTTGCTGAAGAAG TTTGAAGGGAGTAGCCTTAGCCAGCAGATTACCACTTTTGATCATCTG GTTAAAGAGGCCATAAAATTTCTGGAATTTGGGGTCACCGATTTTCAAGGAAGCCAGAG GTTTCAGCACAGAAAATCAAGTTTTAAGGAGCTGCTCTACATATGTGATGGAGACAGCAATGGGATCCTTTATTTTGCTGGCACATCATATGGGAAACACCAGTGGGTAAATCCTGTTCTGTCCAAG AGAGCAACTATCACTGCTAGTAGCCCCATTTCAAGATACACTGATCCTAAAGTGTTGGTGTCGAGAAACTTCCAG GGTACATCTCTTGCTGGACCTCAGATGGAGGGTGGACGAAACACTTCGTGGTGGATGGTTGATATTGGTCCGGATCACCAG CTCATGTGTAACTACTACACAATAAGACAGGACGGCTCAAGATCATTTATCAGATGTTGGAACTTTCAG GGCTCTATGGATGGGAAAAGTTGGACAAACCTGAAAGCACATGAGAACGATCAAAGTATTTGCAAGCCAGGTCAATTCGCGTCATGGCCTATTACTGGTCCAAATGCACTGCTTCCTTTCAGATTCTTTCGAGTGCTCATGACCGCTCCTACTACAGACGATACTAACCCGTGGAACTGTTGCATCTGCTTCTTAGAACTCTATGGCTATTTTCGTTAG
- the LOC107866795 gene encoding BTB/POZ domain-containing protein At2g30600 isoform X1, whose amino-acid sequence MAKCQHYCKVSKEELFRPGEMMEKKQKKFLTVAPFECAWPNDLRFREAGRGCIAFDAFAHNDVTVVFREQVGSQHYHYKRDNCPHYTVIIGSHRNKRLKIEVDGKTVVDAAGVGLCCSSAFQSYWISIYDGLISIGKGRYPFQNLCFQWLDSNPNCSVQYVGLSSWDKHVGYRNVNVLPVTTNHLSLWKHVDYVEHDLGEDDLEQELEDEIANHESWGLGKFLENWELSDMFFIVGKEERVVPAHKLILEACGDFGLSSSVEEVVHLPDTSYSVLHVLLQYIYTGHTQILESDLCSLKSLSLQYKVMSLVKQCEEILERIMSDKQLVESAQLVDISYPSWLQRSKTFPYGLPIDMERLERFFSTGEYSDLDIYVGVHDIVLRSHKVILGSWSTPFTKMFTNGMRESISSTVCLKDVPLEAFKIMLEFMYSGELNKEATEGINTLLLQLLLLADEFGVTLLHQECCKILLECLSEDSVCPILQVISSVTSCKLIEETCERIFSMHFDYCTTASVDFVMLDESSFSNILQHTDLTVTSEERVLNAILLWCLQARELHGWETVNRSLVNSTPEMLFGERLKSLNEFLHLVRFPLLPLDLLKKFEGSSLSQQITTFDHLVKEAIKFLEFGVTDFQGSQRFQHRKSSFKELLYICDGDSNGILYFAGTSYGKHQWVNPVLSKRATITASSPISRYTDPKVLVSRNFQGTSLAGPQMEGGRNTSWWMVDIGPDHQLMCNYYTIRQDGSRSFIRCWNFQGSMDGKSWTNLKAHENDQSICKPGQFASWPITGPNALLPFRFFRVLMTAPTTDDTNPWNCCICFLELYGYFR is encoded by the exons ATGGCTAAGTGCCAGCACTATTGTAAAGTGAGTAAAGAAGAATTGTTTCGTCCGGGAGAAATGATGGAGAAGAAGCAGAAGAAGTTTCTTACTGTGGCGCCCTTTGAGTGTGCCTGGCCTAATGATCTGAGATTTAGAGAAGCAGGAAGGGGTTGTATAGCTTTTGATGCTTTCGCGCATAACGATGTAACAGTTGTTTTCCGGGAGCAGGTAGGAAGTCAGCACTATCACTACAAAAGGGATAACTGTCCACACTATACTGTGATCATTGGTAGTCATCGGAACAAGAGATTGAAAATCGAGGTTGATGGGAAAACTGTGGTGGACGCTGCTGGTGTTGGTCTTTGTTGTTCTTCAGCATTTCAAAGCTACTGGATTAGTATCTATGATGGATTGATTAGCATTGGCAAAGGAAGGTATCCTTTTCAGAATCTTTGCTTTCAATGGCTTGATTCGAATCCAAATTGCTCCGTTCAGTATGTTGGTCTTAGCAGTTGGGATAAACATGTTGGCTATAGGAATGTTAATGTATTGCCTGTCACAACAAATCATTTATCTTTGTGGAAACATGTGGATTATGTCGAGCATGATTTAGGAGAGGATGATTTAGAACAAGAGTTAGAAGATGAAATTGCTAATCATGAAAGTTGGGGTCTTGGGAAGTTTCTTGAGAATTGGGAGTTATCGGATATGTTTTTCATTGTTGGAAAGGAAGAAAGGGTTGTTCCAGCTCATAAGCTAATTTTAGAAGCTTGCGGAGATTTTGGTCTTAGTTCATCAGTTGAAGAAGTTGTTCACCTGCCAGACACAAGTTATTCTGTTCTTCATGTACTTCTTCAGTACATCTACACCGGACATACTCAG ATTTTGGAGTCTGATCTCTGCTCGTTGAAGTCTTTGAGCTTACAATACAAGGTGATGTCATTGGTGAAGCAATGTGAAGAAATCCTTGAGCGAATAATGTCTGATAAGCAGCTCGTTGAGTCTGCTCAGCTTGTCGACATATCTTATCCAAGCTGGCTCCAACGCAGCAAAACTTTTCCATATGGGTTGCCTATTGATATGGAAAGGCTTGAACGGTTCTTCTCAACTGGAGAATATAGTGATCTAGACATTTATGTTGGAGTGCATGATATTGTTTTGCGGTCACATAAAGTGATCCTTGGGTCATGGAGTACTCCTTTCACAAAG ATGTTTACAAATGGAATGAGGGAGAGCATTTCTTCAACGGTCTGCTTAAAAGATGTTCCTCTTGAAGCATTCAAGATTATGCTAGAGTTCATGTATAGTGGAGAACTTAATAAAGAAGCTACCGAGGGAATTAATACCTTGTTACTTCAGCTACTTTTACTAGCAGATGAGTTCGGGGTAACACTTCTTCACCAGGAGTGCTGCAAAATACTTCTGGAGTGCCTCTCAGAG GACTCAGTATGCCCAATTCTTCAAGTGATATCATCTGTTACTTCATGTAAACTCATCGAAGAAACCTGTGAGAGGATATTTTCTATGCACTTTGATTATTGTACAACTGCAAGCGTTGACTTTGTCATGTTAGATGAATCAAGCTTTAGCAATATCCTTCAG CATACAGATTTGACAGTGACATCTGAAGAGAGAGTTCTAAATGCCATCTTGCTGTGGTGCTTACAAGCAAGAGAACTGCATGGATGGGAAACAGTAAATAGATCGTTGGTAAATTCAACACCTGAGATGCTATTTGGGGAGAGGCTTAAGTCTCTAAATGAATTTCTGCATCTGGTGCGGTTCCCCTTACTGCCACTTGATTTGCTGAAGAAG TTTGAAGGGAGTAGCCTTAGCCAGCAGATTACCACTTTTGATCATCTG GTTAAAGAGGCCATAAAATTTCTGGAATTTGGGGTCACCGATTTTCAAGGAAGCCAGAG GTTTCAGCACAGAAAATCAAGTTTTAAGGAGCTGCTCTACATATGTGATGGAGACAGCAATGGGATCCTTTATTTTGCTGGCACATCATATGGGAAACACCAGTGGGTAAATCCTGTTCTGTCCAAG AGAGCAACTATCACTGCTAGTAGCCCCATTTCAAGATACACTGATCCTAAAGTGTTGGTGTCGAGAAACTTCCAG GGTACATCTCTTGCTGGACCTCAGATGGAGGGTGGACGAAACACTTCGTGGTGGATGGTTGATATTGGTCCGGATCACCAG CTCATGTGTAACTACTACACAATAAGACAGGACGGCTCAAGATCATTTATCAGATGTTGGAACTTTCAG GGCTCTATGGATGGGAAAAGTTGGACAAACCTGAAAGCACATGAGAACGATCAAAGTATTTGCAAGCCAGGTCAATTCGCGTCATGGCCTATTACTGGTCCAAATGCACTGCTTCCTTTCAGATTCTTTCGAGTGCTCATGACCGCTCCTACTACAGACGATACTAACCCGTGGAACTGTTGCATCTGCTTCTTAGAACTCTATGGCTATTTTCGTTAG
- the LOC107866796 gene encoding G2/mitotic-specific cyclin-2, translated as MAGSDENYPGAMRPSNVQGGLRPGVGGKVTGGLGQNRRALSTINRNVIGAPPLPCAVVHKRNGITENKANAVNKIPPVPIHRPITRKLAAQIANKQQKPAVEVTKPPVPVAPIRNESEDCIIIDAEDYNVYSAVPMFVQHTEAMMEEIDRMDEEIEMEDAQDWSVVDIDSSDKKNELAVVEYIDDIYAYYKKAEIVGCVPPNYMEQQFDINERMRGILIDWLIEVHYKFELMEETLYLTVNLIDRFLAVQSVIRKKLQLVGITALLLSCKYEEVSVPVVEDLILISDKAYTRKEVLEMEKLMVNALQFNMTVPTAYVFMRRFLKAAQSDKKVELVSFFLIELCLVEYEMLRFPPSMLAAAAVFTAQCTLCVSREWNATCEKHSSYAKNQLSQCSKLMVSFHQKAAVGKLTGVHRKYSTAKYGHAARCEPASFLLEAWF; from the exons ATGGCTGGATCAGATGAGAACTACCCGGGAGCGATGAGGCCTTCGAATGTTCAAG GGGGATTAAGGCCTGGTGTGGGAGGAAAAGTAACTGGAGGATTGGGGCAGAATAGGAGGGCACTAAGCACCATCAATAGGAATGTTATTGGAGCTCCTCCATTACCTTGTGCTGTTGTCCACAAGAGAAATGGCATTACTGA AAACAAAGCCAATGCTGTTAACAAGATCCCTCCTGTTCCGATTCATCGTCCAATCACAAG GAAGTTAGCTGCACAAATAGCGAACAAACAACAGAAACCAGCAGTCGAG GTAACAAAGCCACCAGTCCCAGTGGCACCAATTAGAAATGAATCAGAAGACTGCATTATTATCGATGCTGAAGATTACAATGTTTATTCTGCCGTGCCAATGTTTGTACAACATACTGAAGCAATGATGGAGGAAATTGATAGGATG GATGAGGAAATTGAGATGGAAGATGCACAAGATTGGTCAGTTGTGGACATAGACAGTTCTGATAAAAAGAACGAACTTGCTGTAGTGGAATACATTGATGACATCTATGCTTACTATAAGAAGGCTGAG atCGTTGGCTGCGTCCCTCCAAACTATATGGAGCAGCAATTTGATATTAATGAGAGGATGAGAGGCATCCTCATTGACTGGCTGATTGAG GTACACTATAAGTTTGAACTGATGGAGGAGACCTTGTATTTGACCGTGAATCTCATCGATAGATTCCTGGCAGTTCAGTCAGTGATTAGGAAAAAACTTCAGCTTGTTGGAATAACAGCTTTGCTTCTTTCCTGCAAGTATGAAGAGGTTTCTGTACCTGTAGTGGAGGATCTAATTTTGATCTCTGACAAAGCTTACACCAGAAAAGAAGTGCTTGAAATG GAGAAGTTGATGGTTAATGCCTTGCAGTTCAACATGACAGTACCTACAGCTTATGTGTTTATGAGGCGGTTCCTTAAAGCCGCTCAGTCCGATAAGAAG GTGGAGCTCGTGTCTTTCTTCTTGATCGAGCTATGTCTGGTTGAATACGAAATGCTTAGATTCCCACCATCAATGCTTGCTGCTGCAGCTGTCTTTACTGCTCAGTGCACTCTCTGTGTGTCCAGGGAGTGGAACGCAACCTGCGAGAAGCATAGCAGCTACGCCAAGAATCAGCTTTC GCAATGCTCGAAACTGATGGTTTCTTTCCATCAGAAAGCAGCAGTTGGGAAGCTTACTGGCGTGCACCGTAAATACAGCACTGCCAAATATGGCCATGCCGCAAGATGTGAACCAGCTTCTTTTCTATTAGAAGCCTGGTTCTAG
- the LOC107869379 gene encoding U-box domain-containing protein 15, whose protein sequence is MVSGGGKDIEQGFKMVEENDQSNNQIITPIDKRDLVCELMGIIQTISSYGEYRRTQRRESRNLVRRMKLLIPLLEEIRDFEGQIPESGIKCLVKMKKAFHSAKKLLKTCHCGSKLYLALESEAVIRRYHFVYEKLSQTLDGMPYEELGISDEEKEQVELMIVQFKRSKKRIDTQDMELAMDLMVSLSTDNDRNVDSASIERLAKKLELHTVEDLKAEMISVQELVKERRAHSAESTQRIIDLLDKLKKLAGMEESDVCHEPPVMPKALEKSISIAIPNEFLCPITLQIMTDPVIISTGQTYERESIQQWLNSNHHTCPKTGETLTHLSLAPNFALKNLIGEWCLKNNFQLPEKEAPTNPESPSAGSDEKLLSYINDLSSSHLEVQRKAVTKIRMLSKENPEKRTLIANNGGIPPLVQLLSYPDSKIQEHAVTALLNLSIDETNKKLISRENAIPDIIEILQHGGVGAKENSAAALFSLSMLDENKVAIGSLNGIPPLIDLLKNGTIRGRKDAITALFNLCLNHTNKSIAIQEGIVAPLLQLLEEKHFDMVDETLSILLILATHSEGRQEIGNLSFIETLVSLMKDGTPKNKECSVAVLLELSNNNSNLMLAALQYGVYEYLVEIGKDGTDRGQRKAKSILQLMTKTEQIPY, encoded by the exons ATGGTGTCAGGTGGGGGAAAAGATATTGAACAAGGGTTTAAAATGGTTGAAGAAAATGATCAAtcaaataatcaaattataacCCCTATAGATAAAAGAGATTTGGTGTGTGAACTTATGGGTATAATTCAAACTATAAGTTCTTATGGTGAATATAGGAGGACTCAAAGAAGAGAAAGTCGAAATCTTGTACGTAGAATGAAATTATTAATACCCCTTTTGGAAGAAATTCGAGATTTCGAAGGACAAATTCCCGAATCCGGTATCAAATGCTTGGTGAAAATGaagaaggcatttcattctgctaagAAATTGTTAAAAACTTGTCATTGTGGTAGCAAGCTTTACCTG GCTTTGGAAAGTGAGGCTGTTATAAGAAGATACCATTTTGTATATGAAAAATTAAGCCAGACACTGGATGGCATGCCTTATGAAGAGCTTGGTATTTCAGATGAAGAGAAAGAACAG GTGGAGTTGATGATCGTTCAATTTAAAAGGTCTAAGAAGCGAATTGATACTCAAGATATGGAACTCGCGATGGATCTGATGGTATCATTGTCCACAGACAATGATCGGAATGTAGATAGTGCGAGCATAGAAAGGCTAGCGAAAAAGCTGGAATTGCATACGGTTGAGGACCTAAAGGCTGAAATGATATCTGTACAGGAACTGGTTAAAGAAAGACGAGCACACAGTGCTGAGAGCACGCAACGAATCATAGATCTTCTAGACAAATTGAAGAAGTTAGCAGGTATGGAAGAGTCTGATGTTTGTCATGAACCACCTGTTATGCCCAAAGCACTCGAAAAATCCATCTCCATTGCTATCCCAAACGAGTTTCTCTGTCCGATCACATTACAGATTATGACAGATCCGGTTATTATCTCAACTGGACAG ACATATGAACGAGAGAGCATACAACAGTGGTTGAATTCGAATCATCATACATGTCCAAAAACCGGAGAGACTTTGACACACTTGTCGTTGGCACCAAACTTTGCTCTGAAGAACTTAATCGGGGAGTGGTGTTTGAAGAACAACTTTCAACTTCCAGAAAAGGAGGCTCCAACAAACCCCGAAAGTCCTTCTGCTGGAAGTGATGAAAAGCTATTGTCCTATATTAATGACTTATCCTCTAGTCATTTAGAAGTGCAGAGAAAGGCTGTGACAAAGATCCGGAtgctttcaaaagaaaatccgGAGAAAAGAACTTTGATAGCCAACAACGGAGGAATTCCACCACTCGTGCAGTTACTTTCCTATCCGGATTCCAAAATCCAGGAGCATGCTGTGACAGCTCTTTTAAACTTGTCAATCGATGAAACAAACAAGAAACTTATATCCAGAGAAAATGCCATCCCGGATATAATTGAGATATTGCAGCATGGCGGTGTTGGAGCTAAAGAGAACTCTGCAGCAGCATTATTTAGCTTATCAATGCTTGATGAAAACAAAGTAGCTATAGGTTCATTAAATGGCATCCCACCATTGATTGATCTGTTAAAAAACGGAACAATCAGAGGGAGGAAGGATGCTATTACTGCACTTTTCAATCTATGTTTGAACCATACTAACAAAAGCATCGCGATCCAGGAAGGGATTGTAGCACCTTTACTTCAACTACTAGAGGAAAAACACTTCGACATGGTTGATGAGACCTTGTCAATATTGTTGATTCTCGCGACTCATTCAGAAGGTAGACAGGAAATTGGAAACCTTTCATTCATCGAAACTCTTGTAAGTTTAATGAAGGATGGCACTCCCAAGAACAAGGAATGTTCAGTGGCGGTGCTTCTCGAGTTGAGTAACAACAACTCAAATCTTATGCTTGCTGCCCTTCAGTATGGCGTATATGAATATTTAGTAGAGATAGGCAAGGATGGAACTGATCGCGGTCAGAGGAAAGCGAAATCAATACTACAGCTTATGACCAAAACTGAGCAGATTCCATATTGA